The following coding sequences lie in one Euhalothece natronophila Z-M001 genomic window:
- a CDS encoding LabA-like NYN domain-containing protein: MLENFDHDPVFTPKQILENRGRVAIFIDGSNLFYAALQLGIEIDYTKLLSCLTSGSRLLRSFFYTGVDSTNEKQQGFLLWMRRNGYRVISKDLVQLPDGSKKANLDVEIAVDMMALVGAYDTAILVSGDGDLAYAVDAVSYRGARVEVVSLRSMTSDSLINVADRYIDLDQIQEDIQKPPKSNHQPSPHPQPYRTLPTLIFDEDSSGA; encoded by the coding sequence ATGCTGGAAAACTTTGATCACGATCCGGTATTTACACCGAAACAAATTTTAGAAAATCGTGGTCGGGTTGCGATATTTATTGATGGTTCTAATTTATTTTACGCTGCCTTGCAATTAGGCATAGAAATAGATTACACCAAATTATTATCTTGCCTGACCTCTGGTTCAAGACTATTAAGGTCTTTCTTTTACACCGGTGTTGATAGTACCAACGAAAAACAACAAGGATTTCTGCTGTGGATGCGTCGCAATGGCTATCGCGTCATTTCTAAAGATTTAGTACAGCTACCTGATGGTTCTAAAAAAGCTAATCTTGACGTAGAAATTGCAGTGGATATGATGGCGTTAGTCGGCGCTTATGATACTGCTATATTAGTTAGTGGGGATGGGGATTTAGCCTATGCTGTGGATGCTGTTAGCTATCGGGGTGCTAGGGTAGAAGTAGTAAGCTTACGTTCTATGACCAGTGACAGCTTAATTAACGTAGCTGATCGTTATATCGATCTCGATCAAATTCAAGAAGACATCCAAAAGCCACCAAAATCCAATCATCAACCTAGCCCGCACCCTCAACCCTATCGCACCTTACCGACTTTAATTTTTGATGAAGATTCTTCTGGAGCATAA
- the crtR gene encoding beta-carotene hydroxylase has product MVQMQQSLRVPKDYIDPDSGWNINVRMFMAAWAMFILSHCGYWLWHWQGWVCFCINVLCLHLAGTVIHDASHRAGHRNRAINTILGHGSALMLGFVFPVFTRVHLQHHAHVNDPKNDPDHFVSTGGPLFLIPVRFFYHEVYFFKRRLWKNYELLEWFVSRSLLGLVIFLSLQYGFFNYVINYWLSAALVVGWMLGLFFDYLPHRPFQERDRWKNARVYPSKILNLLICGQNYHLVHHLWPSIPWYKYQPAYYQMKPLLDAKESYQSLGLLEGKKDFFGFIYDIFLGIRFHKKENKS; this is encoded by the coding sequence ATGGTGCAGATGCAACAGTCATTGAGAGTACCGAAAGATTATATTGACCCTGATAGCGGTTGGAATATCAATGTCAGGATGTTTATGGCGGCTTGGGCAATGTTTATCTTGTCTCATTGCGGTTACTGGCTTTGGCATTGGCAAGGTTGGGTTTGTTTTTGTATTAATGTCTTGTGTTTGCATTTAGCAGGAACAGTTATCCATGACGCATCTCACCGCGCAGGGCATCGTAATCGGGCAATTAATACCATTTTGGGACATGGTAGTGCCTTAATGTTGGGGTTTGTATTTCCTGTGTTTACTCGGGTTCATTTACAGCATCATGCTCATGTTAATGATCCCAAAAATGATCCTGACCATTTTGTTTCTACAGGGGGGCCACTGTTTCTGATTCCCGTGCGATTTTTCTATCATGAGGTTTATTTCTTTAAGCGTCGGTTGTGGAAAAATTACGAGCTTTTAGAATGGTTTGTTAGTCGCTCCTTATTGGGATTAGTGATTTTTTTATCCCTGCAATATGGCTTTTTTAATTATGTGATTAATTATTGGTTATCCGCGGCGTTAGTGGTGGGTTGGATGTTAGGATTATTTTTTGACTACTTGCCTCATCGTCCCTTTCAAGAGCGCGATCGCTGGAAAAATGCCCGTGTCTATCCCAGTAAAATTCTCAATCTTCTCATCTGTGGGCAAAATTACCATTTAGTGCATCATCTTTGGCCCTCGATTCCTTGGTATAAATATCAACCTGCTTATTATCAAATGAAACCTTTATTGGATGCAAAAGAGTCTTATCAGTCGTTAGGATTGTTAGAAGGGAAGAAAGACTTTTTCGGCTTTATTTACGATATTTTTCTCGGCATTCGCTTTCATAAAAAAGAAAATAAATCATAA
- a CDS encoding alpha/beta fold hydrolase gives MNQQIDPYFFTPTVSHPEYPLFVFLPGMDGTGELIHTQTETLERCFDLRSLAIPPANKSNWDQLATDVINLVRQEQAQKPNLPTYLCGESFGGCLALRVIEKAPNLFDRIILVNPASSFHQRPFLAWGAVGTGLMPEPLYRSSTVLILPFLTAMGRIEPEDRRALLNAMKSVPPQTVHYRISLLDQFRVDPKRLEAVTSPVLLLAGASDRMLPSQQEVQRLSHLFPASQVVILPNSGHTCLLERENRLCDILKEANFLEKEAFDQFCAAS, from the coding sequence ATGAATCAGCAAATTGACCCTTATTTTTTTACCCCAACTGTGTCTCATCCTGAGTATCCCCTCTTTGTCTTTCTACCAGGAATGGACGGAACAGGAGAACTGATCCACACCCAAACTGAAACCCTAGAAAGGTGTTTTGATCTGCGTTCTCTAGCTATTCCCCCTGCAAACAAAAGTAATTGGGATCAGCTAGCAACAGATGTCATTAACTTAGTACGACAAGAACAAGCGCAAAAGCCAAACTTGCCCACTTATCTCTGTGGAGAATCGTTTGGTGGCTGTTTAGCATTAAGAGTGATTGAGAAAGCCCCAAACTTGTTTGATCGGATTATTCTAGTGAATCCTGCTTCTTCCTTTCATCAACGCCCTTTTTTAGCCTGGGGGGCCGTAGGCACAGGTTTAATGCCAGAACCCCTTTATCGCTCTTCTACAGTGCTAATTTTGCCATTTTTAACCGCCATGGGACGTATTGAACCAGAGGATCGTCGGGCGTTGTTAAATGCGATGAAATCAGTGCCACCGCAGACAGTTCACTACCGAATTTCTTTGCTAGATCAGTTTAGGGTTGATCCCAAACGATTAGAAGCCGTTACCAGTCCTGTTTTATTGCTAGCAGGGGCTTCTGATCGGATGTTACCGTCTCAACAGGAAGTGCAACGATTAAGCCATTTATTTCCAGCCTCACAAGTGGTAATTTTACCTAATAGCGGTCACACCTGCTTATTAGAACGGGAGAATCGCTTATGTGACATTCTAAAGGAGGCAAATTTCTTGGAAAAAGAAGCATTTGATCAATTTTGCGCCGCATCTTAG
- a CDS encoding lysophospholipid acyltransferase family protein, with the protein MSDQQPLNLSRGFLQALGTKLFVYYENRIPEKAAVVVVSNHRSFMDPMMLMVGLHHPLRTVCHHYMGEVPVLREAVEMLGCFPLENSSQRGTAFLRRSITLLQQNSWLAMFPEGADPMVDLTAPTEMKPFQEGFAHLLLRAKVPNLVVLPIAIASEEEQVTQTIPLKLLYWFDPSETLFNQWSLHPMVVYQRANLLIGRPYWITPKLQDHYRGKQTIEGVSHLTDYCQKEIKHLLQAGCY; encoded by the coding sequence ATGTCCGATCAACAACCCCTTAATCTATCTCGTGGGTTTCTGCAAGCCTTGGGAACAAAACTTTTTGTCTATTATGAAAATCGCATCCCTGAGAAAGCAGCAGTGGTAGTGGTGAGTAATCATCGCAGCTTTATGGATCCGATGATGCTGATGGTGGGATTACATCATCCCCTGCGTACTGTCTGTCATCACTATATGGGAGAAGTACCAGTGTTAAGAGAAGCTGTGGAAATGTTGGGTTGTTTTCCCTTAGAAAACTCCTCACAACGAGGAACAGCATTTTTACGCCGTAGCATTACCCTGTTACAGCAAAATAGCTGGCTTGCCATGTTTCCTGAAGGAGCAGATCCCATGGTAGATTTAACTGCACCGACAGAGATGAAACCCTTTCAAGAGGGATTTGCTCATTTACTTTTGCGGGCGAAAGTGCCTAATTTAGTGGTGTTACCGATCGCGATCGCCTCAGAAGAAGAACAAGTGACTCAAACCATCCCCCTAAAACTTTTATACTGGTTTGACCCCTCTGAAACCCTATTTAATCAATGGTCATTACATCCCATGGTAGTCTATCAACGAGCGAATCTTCTCATCGGTCGTCCTTACTGGATCACTCCTAAACTCCAAGATCACTATCGTGGAAAACAAACCATAGAAGGCGTTTCTCACCTTACCGATTATTGTCAAAAAGAAATTAAACACCTTTTACAAGCAGGGTGTTATTAG
- the lptC gene encoding LPS export ABC transporter periplasmic protein LptC translates to MKILLEHNSFPALILPRLLGHKAITGVLIGVFLLTTTACNGNNNQPTSPPAEEDAEEEVIEERLILENATLNQVDEEGNNLWQLQVNRVVYRQDDQDAELETVSGEFYQDGEVFLQIEANQGRIINDGEQVNLEGEVVATDPRNEAVLKSEVIQWLPQENLLIIPEKMTGDHPRFNASANEGKYYTDREELELTGNVKGTSEDPPLNLEGEQFNWFVAEDRVKSNKPLQVERYDPETEEISDRVTANSGSVNLTQRIVSLENNVEFNATDPPLEAKSNAVTWNIERNLVSSTQRLQLLHREDRMRLSGNQGEINLDTEIAEFEGNVRGVSEANQAKLSANRLTWNLPTQEMEAQGNVVYEQNDPPITSRGEQASGNLSKENMSVRGRQGEQVRTDFVP, encoded by the coding sequence ATGAAGATTCTTCTGGAGCATAATTCCTTTCCAGCCCTAATTTTACCTCGGTTACTTGGTCATAAAGCCATAACTGGGGTGTTAATTGGGGTTTTTCTTTTGACAACTACTGCTTGTAACGGTAATAATAATCAACCCACTTCCCCTCCAGCAGAGGAAGATGCTGAGGAAGAAGTGATTGAAGAGAGATTAATTTTAGAGAATGCAACCCTTAATCAAGTGGATGAAGAAGGGAATAATCTTTGGCAACTGCAAGTAAATCGTGTGGTTTATCGGCAAGATGATCAAGACGCAGAATTAGAAACCGTTAGCGGTGAATTTTATCAGGATGGAGAAGTCTTTTTACAAATTGAGGCGAATCAAGGAAGAATTATTAATGATGGGGAACAAGTCAATTTAGAAGGAGAGGTAGTAGCTACTGATCCCCGTAATGAGGCGGTATTGAAATCGGAAGTGATCCAATGGTTGCCACAGGAAAACTTGCTAATTATTCCTGAAAAAATGACTGGGGATCATCCTCGCTTTAATGCTTCTGCAAATGAGGGAAAATACTATACTGATCGCGAAGAATTAGAATTAACGGGAAATGTCAAAGGAACATCCGAAGATCCGCCTCTGAATTTAGAAGGAGAACAGTTTAATTGGTTCGTTGCTGAAGACAGGGTAAAGAGTAATAAGCCTTTACAAGTAGAACGTTATGATCCTGAAACGGAAGAGATCAGCGATCGCGTTACTGCTAATTCTGGTAGCGTCAATCTTACCCAAAGAATTGTTTCTCTAGAAAACAATGTCGAATTTAACGCCACTGATCCCCCATTAGAAGCTAAGAGTAATGCTGTCACTTGGAATATAGAACGTAACCTAGTTAGCAGCACTCAACGCCTGCAATTATTGCATCGAGAGGATCGGATGAGACTAAGTGGTAATCAAGGGGAAATTAATTTAGACACCGAAATTGCAGAATTTGAAGGGAATGTCCGTGGCGTTAGCGAAGCCAATCAAGCGAAACTCTCTGCTAATCGGTTAACTTGGAATCTTCCTACCCAAGAAATGGAAGCGCAAGGAAATGTGGTTTATGAACAAAATGATCCTCCTATTACTAGCCGTGGTGAACAAGCCAGTGGCAATTTAAGCAAGGAAAATATGTCAGTGCGAGGAAGACAAGGGGAACAAGTAAGAACAGACTTTGTTCCATAG
- a CDS encoding DNA cytosine methyltransferase has product MNRRKKKRAIAVDLFSGVGGMTLGFEQAGFDVLASVDIDPIHCAAHKFNFPFWSIICQDVQQLTGDDIRQSSLIQDQEIDVVCGGPPCQGFSLIGKRVLEDDRNALVFHFLRLVLELNPKYFVMENVAGMAIGKSQQLLEELIANFQKNGYNIQLPYQVLNASNFGVPQNRKRLFLLGSRQDQVLPNYPTPITKPAKGKVTSLNSNYPDSPTVKDALIDLPSIENYPELLTQDTVKAEFGQPSSYSYQLRHNGKASNDYSYPRNYDSSLLTASLRTQHTEKSRARFAETPPGKTEPISRFYKLDPDGICNTLRAGTASNRGAYTSPRPIHPYLPRCITVREAARLHSYPDWFRFHVTKWHGFRQIGNSVPPFLAKAVAQEIIKVLGVIPLQISDYSDLGEENLLSLEMSKAAQLYKVSPHVIAPRTRKNKQGVKNNDQ; this is encoded by the coding sequence ATGAATAGAAGGAAAAAAAAACGCGCGATCGCTGTTGATTTATTTTCGGGCGTTGGGGGAATGACATTAGGCTTTGAACAAGCAGGTTTCGATGTTCTGGCTTCAGTGGATATTGATCCCATTCACTGTGCTGCCCATAAATTTAACTTTCCCTTTTGGTCAATCATTTGTCAAGATGTACAACAACTGACAGGAGACGACATTAGACAATCTTCTTTAATTCAAGACCAAGAAATTGATGTGGTTTGTGGTGGCCCTCCCTGTCAAGGGTTTTCTTTAATTGGAAAGCGTGTTTTAGAAGATGACAGAAATGCCTTAGTGTTTCATTTTTTGAGGCTAGTTTTAGAATTAAATCCAAAATACTTTGTCATGGAAAATGTTGCGGGGATGGCGATTGGCAAATCACAGCAATTATTAGAAGAATTGATCGCCAATTTTCAAAAAAATGGTTATAATATCCAACTGCCTTACCAAGTTTTGAATGCATCTAACTTTGGCGTTCCTCAAAACCGCAAGCGTTTATTTTTATTAGGAAGCCGTCAAGATCAAGTTCTTCCGAATTATCCCACTCCCATAACAAAACCTGCGAAAGGGAAAGTTACATCATTAAATAGTAATTACCCTGATAGTCCAACAGTAAAAGATGCACTCATTGATTTACCAAGCATTGAAAATTACCCTGAATTATTAACCCAAGATACGGTTAAAGCTGAGTTTGGTCAACCCAGTTCTTATAGCTATCAGTTGCGACACAATGGAAAAGCGAGCAATGATTATAGTTATCCTCGCAATTATGATTCGAGTCTTTTAACTGCTAGTTTAAGAACCCAACACACCGAAAAATCAAGAGCAAGGTTTGCTGAAACTCCACCTGGCAAAACTGAACCGATTAGTCGGTTTTATAAACTTGATCCTGATGGGATTTGTAACACTTTAAGAGCAGGAACTGCCAGCAATCGTGGCGCTTATACCTCTCCCCGTCCCATTCATCCTTATCTTCCCAGATGTATTACGGTTCGCGAAGCTGCAAGGTTGCATTCGTATCCCGACTGGTTTCGCTTTCATGTTACAAAATGGCACGGTTTTCGACAAATTGGCAACTCAGTTCCCCCTTTTTTAGCAAAAGCAGTCGCCCAAGAAATTATCAAAGTTTTAGGCGTTATCCCTTTACAAATTTCAGATTACTCTGATTTAGGAGAAGAAAATTTATTAAGTTTAGAGATGTCAAAAGCGGCTCAACTCTATAAAGTTAGCCCTCATGTTATTGCTCCCAGAACTAGAAAAAATAAGCAAGGTGTCAAGAACAATGACCAATAA
- a CDS encoding TldD/PmbA family protein: MKSYRNLLADLIQKYRDRADFLLIRLEESESTDILLRGDKIENLSEEVNIGGQVRACYRGGWGFASFNRLETLSERIEDAIAAARLVGTKQTCLAPIPTLEGTYYLPLPAGDPRDIPLAEKKALCDHYNQILKSHDSRITSTTVGYSDITQQVTIATSEGTLVEQSFADLEARFSAIARNSETVQVGRETTGSRRGWQDLLNLETQIITAAERAVNALTLPSIKGDTYPVVIDPILSGLFVHEAFGHLSEADMIYENPDLQEVMTMGRQFGPETLQIFDGAAPEGHRGSYQVDDEGTPATTTQLIENGILVGRLHSRETAGKLKERPTGNARCLDYQYPPLVRMTNTWIERGDTPVEKLFQDIPLGVYAKNWLGGMTNGEMFTFSAGEAWMIRDGKIAEPVRDVTLSGNVFKTLANIEAIGNDFYWDESGGCGKGGQSGLPVGCGGPSLRIKDVVVGGEDSDTEN; encoded by the coding sequence ATGAAATCCTATCGCAATCTACTCGCTGATTTAATTCAAAAATATCGCGATCGCGCTGACTTTTTACTCATTCGCTTAGAAGAATCAGAAAGCACTGACATCCTCCTTAGGGGGGATAAAATTGAAAATCTCAGTGAAGAAGTCAACATTGGCGGACAAGTACGAGCCTGTTATCGGGGGGGCTGGGGGTTTGCCAGTTTTAATCGCTTAGAAACCCTTTCTGAACGCATTGAAGACGCGATCGCGGCAGCTAGGCTAGTGGGAACCAAACAAACTTGTTTAGCCCCGATTCCCACCTTAGAAGGCACTTATTATCTCCCTCTCCCGGCAGGTGATCCCCGAGATATTCCCCTTGCCGAGAAAAAAGCCCTTTGTGATCACTACAATCAAATCTTAAAAAGCCATGATTCCCGTATTACCAGTACCACCGTCGGTTATAGTGATATTACCCAACAAGTCACCATTGCCACATCAGAAGGAACATTAGTGGAACAATCTTTTGCCGACTTAGAAGCAAGATTCAGCGCGATCGCGCGAAACAGTGAAACCGTACAAGTGGGACGAGAAACCACAGGCTCCCGTCGTGGATGGCAAGACCTTCTTAACCTAGAAACACAAATCATCACCGCCGCCGAAAGAGCCGTTAACGCCCTCACGTTACCCTCCATTAAGGGCGATACCTATCCTGTCGTCATTGATCCCATTCTCAGTGGCTTATTCGTTCACGAAGCCTTTGGTCATCTCTCCGAAGCGGACATGATCTACGAAAACCCCGACTTGCAAGAAGTAATGACCATGGGGAGACAATTTGGTCCCGAAACCCTACAAATTTTTGATGGGGCAGCCCCAGAAGGGCATCGCGGTAGCTATCAAGTAGATGACGAAGGAACACCTGCTACCACCACTCAACTTATTGAAAACGGCATTTTAGTCGGGCGACTCCATTCCCGAGAAACCGCAGGAAAATTAAAAGAACGTCCCACTGGTAACGCCCGTTGTTTAGACTATCAATATCCTCCTTTAGTTCGCATGACCAATACTTGGATTGAACGGGGAGACACTCCTGTAGAAAAACTCTTTCAAGACATTCCTCTTGGGGTTTATGCCAAAAATTGGCTAGGAGGCATGACCAACGGCGAAATGTTTACCTTTTCTGCTGGGGAGGCTTGGATGATTCGAGATGGAAAAATTGCTGAACCTGTCAGAGATGTCACCCTCTCTGGAAATGTATTTAAGACCCTTGCTAATATTGAAGCCATTGGCAATGACTTTTACTGGGATGAATCTGGTGGCTGCGGAAAAGGCGGACAAAGTGGCTTACCTGTCGGTTGTGGTGGCCCCAGTTTACGCATTAAAGATGTGGTAGTAGGTGGTGAAGATAGTGATACTGAAAACTAG
- the metG gene encoding methionine--tRNA ligase → MEVKEHQKNFALTTPLYYVNDVPHIGSAYTTMAADAIARFKRLEENAVLLITGTDEHGQKIQRTAEEKGLSPQAQCDKIAASFDTLWQKLNIQYDRFSRTTAERHEAIVKEFFQRVWDNNDIYLAQKQGWYCVSCEEFKEERELVNGGYCPIHTNKKAEWRDEENYFFRLSKYQSQLEALYEKNPDFIQPSSRRKEVLNFVQQGLQDFSISRVNLDWGIEVPPDPKHTIYVWFDALLGYVTALLDPDDEPTLENALSRWWPINVHLIGKDILRFHAVYWPAMLMSAGVTPPEKVFGHGFLTKDGHKMGKSLGNTLDPIALVERYGADAVRYYFLREIEFGQDGDFNETRFVNVLNSDLANDFGNLLNRTLKMAKKYCNNETPNLKGEDIAEDHPLKQIGENLSDRVTLAYNNLSFSQACSEIIHLVSRSNKYIDEQAPWSLYKQGEQKQVEEVIYTVLESIRLSAYLLSPITPTLSTQIYQQIGFNVDFNNPTSFHQELSFQTHRCWGILPPLQLLGKAKPVFLRLELPEENPL, encoded by the coding sequence ATGGAAGTAAAAGAACATCAAAAAAACTTCGCTTTAACCACGCCTTTATACTATGTCAATGATGTTCCGCACATTGGTAGTGCTTATACAACCATGGCAGCAGACGCGATCGCGCGGTTTAAGCGGTTAGAAGAAAATGCTGTCCTACTGATTACAGGAACAGACGAACACGGGCAAAAAATTCAGCGTACTGCTGAAGAAAAAGGACTCTCTCCTCAAGCCCAGTGCGATAAAATTGCCGCCAGCTTTGATACTTTGTGGCAAAAACTCAATATTCAATATGATCGCTTTAGTCGTACCACCGCCGAACGTCATGAAGCGATTGTGAAAGAATTTTTCCAACGAGTTTGGGACAATAATGATATTTATTTAGCCCAAAAACAAGGCTGGTACTGTGTTTCCTGTGAAGAATTTAAAGAAGAAAGAGAATTGGTCAATGGCGGTTACTGTCCCATCCATACCAATAAAAAAGCAGAATGGCGAGATGAAGAGAATTATTTCTTCCGTCTCTCCAAATATCAATCCCAACTGGAAGCCCTTTATGAAAAGAATCCCGACTTTATCCAGCCCAGTAGCCGCCGCAAGGAAGTGCTGAACTTTGTCCAACAGGGCTTACAAGACTTCTCCATTTCTCGTGTGAATCTTGATTGGGGCATTGAAGTTCCCCCGGACCCCAAGCATACTATTTACGTCTGGTTTGATGCCCTTTTAGGGTATGTTACCGCCCTTCTTGACCCTGATGACGAACCCACCCTTGAAAACGCCCTTTCCCGTTGGTGGCCCATTAATGTCCATCTTATTGGAAAAGATATTCTGCGCTTTCATGCTGTTTATTGGCCGGCGATGTTGATGTCTGCTGGTGTGACTCCCCCAGAAAAAGTGTTTGGGCATGGCTTCCTCACCAAAGATGGACACAAAATGGGAAAAAGTTTAGGCAATACCTTAGATCCGATTGCCCTTGTGGAACGTTATGGGGCAGATGCTGTACGCTATTACTTTCTGCGAGAAATTGAATTTGGGCAAGATGGGGACTTTAACGAAACTCGCTTTGTCAACGTTCTAAATTCCGATTTAGCCAATGACTTTGGTAACTTGTTAAATCGGACACTGAAAATGGCAAAGAAATACTGCAACAATGAAACCCCAAATCTGAAAGGTGAAGATATTGCTGAGGATCATCCCCTTAAACAAATTGGAGAAAATCTCAGCGATCGCGTAACCCTAGCCTATAACAACTTAAGTTTTAGTCAGGCTTGTAGCGAAATTATCCACCTTGTCAGCCGTAGTAACAAGTATATTGATGAACAAGCCCCTTGGAGTTTATACAAACAGGGGGAACAAAAACAGGTGGAAGAAGTCATCTACACTGTATTAGAATCAATCCGTTTGAGTGCCTATCTCCTCTCTCCCATCACACCCACTTTAAGTACTCAAATTTACCAACAAATTGGGTTTAATGTTGACTTCAACAACCCCACCTCTTTTCATCAAGAACTATCTTTTCAAACCCATAGATGTTGGGGAATTTTGCCACCCCTGCAACTATTAGGAAAAGCTAAGCCTGTATTTTTACGGTTAGAACTTCCTGAAGAAAATCCGTTATAG
- a CDS encoding sensor domain-containing diguanylate cyclase, translated as MLESIGPFTDFDSAAHHVLTFLRQRLTFDLWAVTRREENDWIMLQVEDHGYGVKEGSVFCWSDSFCSRMVEGEGPCIPPNVSAVQAYLEAPIGRQVSIGAYIGIPIVLSDGSLFGTLCAINTHSMPEAITEELPMLRVLANLLSTILENELKGNDQQRQIERMEAEAMSDVLTELYNRRGWENLLQAEELRCQRYGHPAGIIYIDLDNLKPINDTKGHAAGDKLIYTAGKTIKSALREQDIVARVGGDEFAVLAVECNQRQIKGLVDRITNALEQESIEASVGYAARHSSEGLWVACEKADQKMYECKRDRPRQSRDKKGK; from the coding sequence ATGCTCGAAAGTATCGGTCCTTTTACTGATTTTGATTCCGCTGCCCATCATGTTCTAACTTTCCTTCGTCAACGATTAACTTTTGACCTTTGGGCAGTTACTCGGCGGGAAGAAAATGACTGGATAATGTTACAAGTGGAAGATCATGGTTATGGAGTGAAAGAGGGATCAGTATTTTGCTGGTCAGATTCCTTTTGTTCTCGCATGGTAGAAGGAGAGGGGCCTTGTATTCCACCAAACGTTAGCGCTGTTCAAGCCTATTTAGAAGCTCCTATTGGTAGGCAAGTATCCATTGGAGCCTATATTGGAATTCCCATTGTTCTAAGTGATGGTTCTCTGTTTGGAACTCTTTGTGCTATTAATACCCATTCAATGCCAGAGGCAATTACGGAAGAATTGCCCATGCTTCGGGTTTTGGCAAATCTTCTCTCGACTATTTTGGAAAATGAACTCAAAGGCAATGATCAACAGCGTCAAATTGAACGCATGGAAGCTGAAGCCATGAGTGATGTTCTCACTGAATTATATAATCGTCGGGGTTGGGAAAATTTATTGCAAGCAGAAGAACTTCGTTGTCAGCGCTATGGGCATCCTGCAGGGATAATTTATATTGACTTGGATAACTTAAAACCGATTAATGATACGAAAGGACACGCTGCAGGGGATAAATTAATTTATACTGCTGGCAAAACTATTAAATCTGCCCTCCGAGAACAGGATATTGTTGCCCGTGTCGGTGGGGATGAATTTGCAGTGTTAGCTGTGGAATGCAATCAACGACAAATTAAAGGTTTAGTGGATCGCATTACTAATGCTTTAGAACAAGAATCAATTGAGGCTTCTGTCGGTTATGCTGCCCGTCATTCCAGTGAAGGGCTATGGGTAGCCTGTGAAAAAGCTGATCAGAAGATGTATGAATGTAAGCGCGATCGCCCCCGCCAATCACGGGATAAGAAGGGGAAATAG
- a CDS encoding endonuclease, giving the protein MTNNKKGMYNEVIKEIFSNHYEEGLEHFEFTREEISEVCSKLNISPPKNLGDVLYSYRFRRPLPKEILDTAPSGLEWIIESVGKGKYRFTLSTRNRITPNHNLISIKVPEATPEIITRYSSGDEQSLLTKIRYNRLIDIFLQITAYSLQNHLRTTVKDIGQVEIDEIYVGINNNGSHFILPVQAKVGNDQLSVIQTKQDIAYCDQIFPDLICRSVSAQFMENYLIALFELTLEESEIKVVQEKHYRIVPSKDISEEDIRSYISRDAI; this is encoded by the coding sequence ATGACCAATAATAAAAAAGGGATGTATAATGAAGTGATAAAAGAAATTTTTAGTAATCATTATGAAGAAGGTCTTGAGCATTTTGAATTTACTCGGGAAGAGATTTCTGAAGTGTGTAGCAAGCTAAATATTAGTCCTCCTAAAAATCTTGGTGATGTTTTATATAGCTATCGCTTCCGAAGACCTCTCCCTAAAGAGATATTAGATACAGCACCTTCAGGATTAGAATGGATAATAGAATCTGTAGGAAAAGGGAAATATCGCTTTACTTTATCTACTAGGAACCGGATTACTCCTAATCATAATTTAATTTCCATTAAAGTTCCTGAAGCAACACCTGAAATTATCACAAGATACTCATCAGGCGACGAGCAATCTTTACTTACGAAGATTAGATATAATCGTTTAATAGATATTTTCTTACAAATTACAGCATATTCCTTACAAAATCACTTAAGAACTACTGTTAAAGATATTGGACAAGTAGAAATTGATGAAATTTATGTAGGAATTAATAATAATGGATCACACTTTATTCTGCCAGTACAAGCTAAAGTCGGCAATGATCAATTGAGTGTTATACAAACTAAACAAGACATTGCTTATTGTGATCAAATTTTTCCTGACTTAATCTGCCGTTCAGTATCTGCTCAATTTATGGAAAATTACTTAATTGCCCTTTTTGAATTAACTTTAGAAGAGAGTGAAATCAAAGTAGTTCAAGAAAAGCACTACAGAATCGTTCCTAGTAAAGATATTTCTGAAGAAGATATTAGGAGTTATATTTCTAGGGATGCAATTTAA